A single genomic interval of Camelina sativa cultivar DH55 chromosome 11, Cs, whole genome shotgun sequence harbors:
- the LOC104727644 gene encoding uncharacterized protein LOC104727644: MQRTISLAAAKSSSSSSSSSVLSLRPLMAKLQCRAIQNFPACSSSSVARVDRVYRNVSQLQFKRETASCLKLASALPSHLSLLGSLSYAAHWSTSTSRCFGNSFRPLTRRYLSQVLNTGTKDSVVGGVEKFGENKIGFKKFNKKWKKHKVLASTKAEVVASTESVAGDVNNGIKVELSTVSSPASNAKQASTVKTKQRPKIKKVQDKSSSTESILEAVPVEESLKSGPKPRHSGSRNRNSSSAEKEVATNPTVEGPKSSTPSNSKSEQQHWNSTKAGNAQKQELGGKYSSQLPNTGTKDNIVGGDDKAGGNKLGFKKFNKTRKKLNVLASSEAEVMTSIEPVIGDGSSGIKVELSSAASPASSGNQVTTIKTKRPPKSKKAEDKSSSVVPVLEADSLEESPKSVLKPKHSGSGNRKSSSATKEVAKNPTVEEPRIPAPSNSKSKKPHKASNAPKQKLVPQHMKNTIEHRGQNASKPLYPPSGKSVIVVESVTKAKIIQGYLGDMYEVLPSYGHIRDLAARSGSVRPDDDFSMVWEVPSSAWTHIKSIKVALNGAENLILASDPDRXWNYLLQRHLLVVFVPFFICFCSHQIADEAIKDIQSLVTERYGKNYTSDSPRKYFKKVKNAQEAHEAIRPTDIRRLPSMIASLLDADSLKLYTLIWSRAVACQMEPASIAQIQLDIGNASESIIFRSSCSKVEFLGYQAVYEDPEAKAIKNKDEDQNREREETFETLSLLKDGDLLHIGEVELKQHYTQHSQRYSEGSLIKKLEELGIGRPSTYASIFRVLQDRKYLTIKSRALYPEFRGRMVSAFLSNYFTEITDYSFTADMETELDNVSGGVTEWKGLLRDYWTRFSAYCKRVENVQRPQVEKMLEKKYEDFLFSFLPGPSRTCPSCMEGTLSFKVSKFGTGYFIGCDHYPSCKFVARTLYGEDEDEDDPPKSTCVEEPKLLGLHPNTSEKVILKCGPYGHYVQLGEDKKGHLPKRANASHIKDLDSITLENALELLRYPLTLGTHPDDGQLVHLRLSKSGFTVKHRRTMATVPKNMEPGDVTLEKAIKLLNGKNARKSGRPLNKSIPSEEEKGDEEVVEAM; the protein is encoded by the exons ATGCAGAGAACCATCTCTCTTGCCGCTgctaagtcttcttcttcttcttcttcttcttctgttctatCTCTTCGTCCTCTCATGGCTAAG ttgCAGTGCAGGGCGATTCAGAATTTCCCAGCTTGCTCTTCCTCTTCAGTAGCTCGGGTCGATAGAGTATATAGAAATGTATCTCAGCTTCAGTTTAAAAGGGAAACTGCAAGTTGTCTTAAGTTAGCTTCTGCACTTCCTTCGCATCTAAGTCTTCTTGGTTCCCTTAGTTATGCAGCACACTGGAGCACTTCGACTTCTAGGTGCTTTGGAAATAGTTTCAGACCGTTGACGAGGAGATATCTTTCTCAAGTCCTTAATACTGGAACTAAGGATAGCGTTGTTGGTGGTGTTGAAAAGTTTGGTGAGAATAAAATAGGTTTCAAGAAATTTAATAAGAAGTGGAAGAAGCATAAGGTTTTGGCTTCCACAAAAGCTGAAGTGGTGGCTTCTACTGAATCAGTTGCTGGAGATGTTAACAATGGCATCAAGGTGGAACTTTCAACTGTATCTTCACCTGCTAGCAATGCTAAGCAAGCCTCTACTGTCAAAACAAAACAGCGGCCAAAGATCAAGAAAGTCCAAGATAAATCTTCATCAACGGAATCGATTTTGGAGGCTGTCCCTGtagaagagagtttgaaaagTGGTCCCAAGCCAAGACATTCTGGTTCCAGGAATCGGAATTCTTCATCTGCTGAG AAGGAGGTGGCAACAAATCCTACTGTGGAGGGGCCCAAAAGTTCTACTCCATCAAATTCCAAGTCGGAACAACAGCATTGGAACTCAACAAAAGCAGGCAATGCACAAAAACAGGAGCTAGGTGGGAAATATTCTTCTCAACTCCCCAATACTGGAACTAAGGATAACATCGTTGGTGGCGATGACAAGGCTGGTGGAAATAAATTAGGTTTCAAGAAATTTAATAAGACCCGAAAGAAGCTTAATGTCTTGGCTTCCTCGGAAGCTGAAGTGATGACTTCTATTGAACCAGTTATTGGTGATGGTAGCAGTGGCATCAAGGTGGAACTATCTTCTGCAGCGTCACCTGCTAGTAGTGGTAATCAAGTCACTACTATCAAAACAAAACGGCCCCCTAAAAGCAAGAAAGCCGAAGATAAATCTTCTTCAGTTGTACCAGTTTTGGAGGCGGACTCTCTTGAAGAGAGTCCGAAAAGTGTTCTCAAGCCAAAACATTCTGGTTCTGGAAATCGGAAGTCGTCATCTGCTACg AAGGAGGTGGCAAAAAATCCCACTGTGGAGGAGCCCAGAATTCCTGCTCCATCAAATTCCAAGTCGAAAAAACCGCATAAAGCAAGCAATGCACCTAAACAGAAGCTGGTCCCTCAACACATGAAGAACACCATAGAGCATCGAGGTCAAAATGCATCTAAACCGCTTTATCCGCCAAGTGGAAAATCTGTTATTGTCGTTGAGTCAGTCACAAAAGCAAAGATTATTCAGGGTTATCTTGGTGACATGTATGAGGTTTTGCCAAGTTATGGTCATATCAGGGACCTGGCCGCAAGGTCTGGTTCAGTGAGGCCAGATGATGATTTTAGCATGGTTTGGGAAGTTCCATCTTCTGCCTGGACTCATATTAAGAGCATAAAAGTGGCATTAAATGG AGCTGAAAATTTGATTCTTGCGTCGGATCCAGATCGTNGGTGGAACTATCTTCTGCAGCGTCACCTGCTAGTAGTG TTTGTTCcgtttttcatttgtttttgttcccATCAGATAGCTGATGAAGCTATCAAAGATATACAGTCCTTGGTGACAGAAAG GTATGGGAAGAATTATACATCAGATAGTCCTCgtaaatatttcaaaaaggTTAAGAACGCTCAGGAGGCCCATGAAGCTATTAGACCTACCGATATACGTAGATTACCGT CAATGATTGCTAGCCTGCTTGACGCTGATTCTTTAAAACTATATACCTTGATATGGTCACGAGCTGTAGCATGTCAGATGGAGCCTGCTTCCATTGCGCAG ATACAACTTGATATTGGAAATGCCTCTGAATCCATTATCTTCAGATCATCATGCTCAAAAGTCGAATTCCTTGGATACCAGGCAGTTTACGAG GATCCTGAAGCTAAAGCAatcaaaaataaagatgagGATCAGAATAGAGAGCGTGAAGAAACTTTTGAAACTCTCAGTTTGTTAAAG GATGGGGATCTGCTACATATTGGTGAAGTGGAGCTCAAGCAGCACTATACTCAGCACTCACAACGCTATTCTGAGGGGTCTCTG ATTAAAAAGCTCGAGGAGCTCGGGATAGGTAGACCCTCGACGTATGCATCTATATTTAGAGTTTTACAG gACAGAAAATACCTAACAATAAAGAGTAGAGCCTTGTATCCGGAATTCCGTGGGAGGATG GTTTCAGCTTTTCTTAGCAACTACTTCACTGAGATCACAGACTATAGCTTTACTGCTGATATGGAGACTGAG CTTGATAACGTTTCTGGTGGTGTAACTGAATGGAAAGGTCTCCTAAGAGACTACTGGACACGATTCAGTGCGTATTGTAAACGTGTTGAAAATGTCCAACGCCCACAG GTGGAGaaaatgttggaaaaaaaatatgaggactttctgttttctttcctTCCTGGTCCCAGTAGGACATGCCCAAG TTGTATGGAAGGCACCTTAAGTTTCAAAGTAAGTAAGTTTGGTACGGGGTATTTCATCGGTTGTGATCATTACCCTTCATGCAA GTTCGTTGCTAGAACGCTTTATggagaggatgaagatgaagatgatccTCCCAAGAGTACCTGCGTAGAAGAGCCCAAATTGCTGGGTCTTCATCCCAATACCAGTGAAAAG GTTATTTTGAAATGTGGCCCCTATGGGCATTATGTACAGCTCGGTGAAGATAAAAAAGGGCACTTACCAAAACGAGCAAATGCATCCCAT ATTAAGGATTTAGACTCCATTACGCTTGAAAATGCTCTTGAATTATTACGCTATCCTCTGACACTG GGAACCCACCCTGACGATGGACAGCTTGTGCATTTGAGGCTTAGTAAATCAGGATTTACTGTTAAACATCGCCGCACGATGGCTACTGTTCCAAAG AACATGGAACCAGGTGATGTTACTTTAGAGAAAGCAATAAAGCTCTTGAATGGCAAAAATGCGAGAAAGAGTGGCAGACCACTTAATAAGAGTATCCCGTCTGAggaagagaaaggagatgaagaagttgTGGAAGCGATGTAA